The following is a genomic window from bacterium.
TGTCGAGGCCGGACGGGCACGCGGTGGCACAAGGGGCGCCGCTGCACGAGAGGCAGCTCGCGCCGTTCCGCTCCAACCGGCCGTACTCGTCCGCGGCGATGGCCGGCTGCTGGTAGTCGAGCGCGTACATCCGTGTCCGCATCACGTCGGCGATCGCCACGCCGGCTGGGCAGCTCGACAGGCAATCCCCGCATCCGACCAGGCAGCTCGACCCTGCATTCCGATGGAGGTAGCGGGAGAGCAGGGCGAGGTCCTCCCGGTCGGGGGACTCGGCGCCGGAGGCCTCGACGTATTCGTCGATCATCTCGCGACTGGTCATCGACACGACCAGGCCGTGGACGGACGGCTCCGAGAGGACCCACCGGAAAGCGGCCTGGGAGAACGTCCGCCCGGGCCGCTCGAAATCGCGCATGTCGTTCAGTCGCGCGCCCTTGAGCGTCTTCATGACCATGACGCCCACCCCCTCCCGGTGCGCTCGCTGGAGCACTTCCGGGAGGCGATTCTGACTCGTCACGATGTCGAGGCTGGGCAGCCACTCGCTGAGGTAGCGCTTGGCCTCGTCCTTGAAGCTGGGCTGCTGGGCGAAGTTGTAGGCGACGAGGAAGACGTCGACGAGCTTCTCGTCGAGCACGTAGTCCATGCACTCCGTGAGCCGCTGGGCGTGTCCCGACATGCCGACGGCCCGGATCTTGCCCTGCTCCCTGGCACGGGTCACGAACGACTGCCATTCCTCGCTGGCCACGCGCGCGACGTCGTTCACCGCGTGATTCATGTAGATGTCGATGTAGTCGGTCTCGAGGCGGCGGAGGCTCTCCTCGAGCACCCGCATCTGCTGCGCGGCCGAGTGCGACGTCTCCGCGACGAACTTGCTGGTCAGGGTGACGCGGTCGCGGCGGCCGCGGAGGGCGCGCCCCAGGACGTGTTCCGCTCGACCGTTCGTGTAGCTCTCGGCGGTGTCGAAATGGGTGATGCCGCGATCGAGGGCGTGGTGGATCAGACGTTCGTCGGATTCGAGGCTGAACGTGCCGAAGCTGATGTCCGGGACCTCGATTCCGGTGCGACCGAGGACCACCCGACGACGGATGCCGGCGGTCTCGGGCGGGTCGAGGGCCGTCATGCTCGCGGCCGCGGGGCCGGCGGCGGTCAGGGTCGTGCCGAGCGCACCGCTGGCCCGAAGGAAATCGCGACGCGTCCAGTCGGAGGACCCGGCCTCGTTCGGCGTGCCTTCGTCGATCGGTCTGGCGTCAGGGCGGCGGCGTCTCAAACGAACCTCCTCGAACGGGAAGTGTAGGCGGTCGGAGGGCGGAGCGGAACGATCGCGGGGCCCGACTGCGTTCGCCGACGCAAGAAGCCCCGCACCGGGACGGTGCGGGGCTTCGAGTCGTGCCGCTTTCGTGGCCCGGAGTTCCTGTTTTCGACTACGGGTCGAAGCGCTCGATCTGGAGGAGGAGCGGCGGAAGGGGCGCTTCCGCGGGGCTCCCACCTCCGGAGCTGACGCCCTGGAAGATCTCGAGATCATCCCAGTACTTCGAGCCCGGACCGCCGGCCCAGACGCCGATCGTACCCTGCCGCGGTCGATTCGCGCTGGCGTCGACGCATTCGATCTGCGGCGCGCTCGGCTCGGACTCGCCGAATCGCCAGACCTTCGCGCGGATCCGGTTGTGGCTGACCTCGTCGACGACGTCGATCTCGAAGCGGAGCCAGTCACCGGCTGCGGGGACCACGCCGGAGTCGGCCGAGGTACACGCCACGCCGGGGCGACCGACGAACCGGAAGGACTCGCCCGCCGCGCGCCCGATCCGATAGTAGGCATCGCTCGACGGATACTGGCTGTAGGTGGTGATCCCGATCTCGGCGTCGGGATGGTCGATCGCCATCCGTCCCCGGACCTCGAAGTTCGAGCGGATGTTCCCCGCGGCGACCGCATGCGAGTGGATGTCGGAGGCGGTCGACGAGGTGGTGAGCATCCGGTTCCCGCTGTTCCAGACGAGACGGAAGAGCGCGTCGTCGACATCGAGACTGAAGTCGGCGTCGGTATCGACCCAGCCGGGGACGACGGTGCCGGAGGAGTCGGTGTCCCAGTCGAATCGCGCGGCTGCGCCGGCGGTCGGCGGAATCTCGGTGCCGCTTCCGGGCTCGACGGTCGGATCCTCGGGAGCCGGCGGGTCCGGCGGCAGCGGCGGAGGAGGCGTGCCATCGCCCAGTCGAACCTGGGCGTTCGACCAGTCCGAGACGCTTCCGCCCGGCCCGTACGCCCGCATCGAGATCGAGACGTCGCCATCGCCGACTTCCACGCCGGCCGCGAAGACGCCCTGGCCGTCCGGGGTGGGGAGACCGAGGGAGGTGACCTGCGCCGCGCCGCCCGCGAGAGGCTGCACGCGAACATCGAAGGCCGTGGCATCCGTACGCGGGTGGGTCCAGTGCAGGCTCTCGAGGCGCGCTTCCGCGACCGAGGCGACCAACAGGAACGCGACCGCCAGGCCGCTGGCGTTCCCAGCGCGAACGATGTCTCGAGACCGAAGGAACATGCTGAGATCCTCTTCGTGCAGCCGGCTCAGGGGCGATTCGGAAGCCCTCCGGGCATCGCGCGTCCGGCTTGAACAGGTATCGGAGGTGACCCGTACGCGGTCCGTGACTCGGGTCACAGGTGGCCGTCGAACCTCAGGTTTTCGGTTTTTGGGGTGACCCGGTCGGTCCCTTGCGCCTCGCGGGATCGAATCGAGTGTCGGCGCGCACGCGGGCCGGACGGACACCTCCCGAACCGCGTCGGGCGGCGCGAGCGTAGCAGCCGGCCCTGTGCGCGACCGGTCGAGGGGCGGCCGCCCCACGAAACCCTGCGCACGGGCTGCCGCCACGCAGAGCGAGGGGCTCGGCTAGGCTCGGCCTCGGTGGAACACCTGCTGAACGATCTCCTGCCCGCGACCGTGCGTGTTGCCGTCGCGCCCGTCGGCGACCACGAGGACGCGCTCCTCCCGGACGAGCGCGCGATCGTCGCGAGCGCCGTCGCCAAGCGCCGCCGGGAGTTCTCGACCGGTCGCGTCCTCGCACGGAGGCTCCTCGCAGAGTTCGATCACCCGGAATTCGCGTTGCTGCGCGGCGAGGATCGCGTCCCGCAGTGGCCGGAGGGGCTGGTCGGCTCGATTTCGCATGCCGACGCGCTCTGCGCGGCCGCGGTCGGACAGGCCAGCGAGTTCGCGGGGATCGGCGTGGATCTCGAGCCGGACGAGGCCGTCGACCGCGAGATCGAGCGCGTCGTCTGTCGCGACGGGGAGCGTGCGTGGGTGCGGGCCGGCGGCGACGGAGCGGTGGGGCGTCGGGTGCGGGTCGTGTTCAGCGTGAAGGAAGCGGTCTACAAGGCGTTCTATCCGCGCACCCGTGAGTTCTGGGGCTTCCAGGACGTCCTCGTCGAGATCGATCTGGACGCGGGGCGCTACCGGGCGACGCTCCCGGAATCGGCAGGCGTGCGGCAGGTGAGCGGCAGGGTCGCGCTTCGGGAGGGCTGGATCCTCTCTACGCTCGCGGTGCGCGCGAACGAGGTCGGGGCGCCGGGGGACGCGGCGTCCGTCCGCTGAGCGTCTGATCCCTTCGGGGACCGGGCTTGCCTGGCCGATTCCGCCGGAGCGCGATCGCGCCGAGGGCCTCCCCGGGCCCCGAGGGCGACCGCGCTGGCCGGGGGAAGACTGCTAGATTCGGCGCCGTCCGGGCCGGCCCGATGCATTTCGCATGGAGCCGCGCGAGCCCGGAGAGCGGGGCTTCGATGAGTCGGCAAGTCGCAGTGATCACGGGCATTACCGGCCAGGACGGGTCCTATCTCGCGGAGCTCCTCCTCGAGAAGGGCTACGAGGTGCACGGGATCGCGCGGCGCACCTCGCTGTTCAACCGGTCGCGAATCGAGCAGACCCGTGACGCGGCGCTCGCCAAGGGGCAGACCTACGCGCTCCACTACGGCGATCTCGGGGACTCGAGCAGCCTGAACCGCATCCTCGCGGAGACGCGGCCGACGGAGGTCTACAACCTCGCGGCCCAGTCCCACGTGGCGGTCTCCTTCGAGCAGCCCGAGTACACCGCGGACGTGGACGGGACGGGCGTGCTCCGCCTCCTCGAGGGCATCCGGATCAATGGCCTCGACGCCCGCTTCTACCAGGCCTCCACCAGCGAGCTCTACGGCAAGGTCGTCGAGACGCCGCAGAGCGAGACGACGCCCTTCCATCCGCGCTCGCCCTACGCGGTCGCCAAGCTCTACGGCTACTGGATCGTCCGGAACTACCGCGAGTCCTACGGGATGCACGCGAGCAACGGCATCCTCTTCAATCACGAGTCCGAGCGGCGCGGCGAGAACTTCGTCACCCGCAAGATCACCCTCGGCCTCGCCCGCGTGAAGCTCGGGCGCCAGGCGCGGCTCTCGCTCGGCAACCTCGACGCGAAGCGCGACTGGGGGCACGCGCGGGACTACGTGGAAGCGATGTGGCGCATGCTCCAGCAGGACGAGCCGGACGACTATGTCGTCGCGACCGGCGAGACCCATTCCGTGCGGGCGTTCGTGGTCGCGGCGGCCGCGGCGGCCGACCTCGAGATCGAGTGGGAAGGCGAGGGCACCGACGAGGTCGGGCGTGACCGCGCGACGGGCGAGATCGTCGTCGACGTCGATCCCCGCTTCTACCGCCCCGCCGAGGTCGACCTCCTGCTGGGCGACCCGACGAAGGCGAAGGAGAAGCTCGGCTGGACGCCGCGCATCAGCTTCGAGGCCCTCGCCGAGACGATGATGCACGCGGACCTGGAGCTCGCGGCGAAGGGCTAGCGCTCGCCCGGGCGGCGCGACGCGGACGGTGCCTCCCGGTACCTTCTCGGCATGCGCTGCGTGGACTTTCCCCGTGGCCGCGGGGGACGATCTCGCGGCCTGACCCTCTGGCTGCTCGTCCTGATCGCGCTCGCCTGGGGCTGCGACTCGGGCGGCGGCGGGGCCGCCGCGCCCGCGCCTCTGCGGAGCGTCGACCTGGCGACGATTCCGCCGGGTGCGGCGGGTGTGCTTCGCGTGCACGGGTCGGAGGGCGTGGGCTCCGCGGGCGTCCCCGTGACCGGCGGCCACGACGTCGATGGCGATGGGAACGCCGACGTCGCGATGGCCGCCTTCCAGGCGGATCCGAATGGACGGACGAACGCCGGCGAGGTCTTCCTCCACCTGGGCGACGGGACGATCGGCGGGATCGTCGACACCGCCGTGGCGAGCGCCCGGATCCTCCGGATCCAGGGCGCCGCCGAAGCCGAGACGACGGGCTCGGAGATCTGGATGGACGACGTCACCGGCGACGGGGCGGCCGAGCTGATCATCGCGCGCCAGAACTTCACGCCGGACCCCGGACGGATCGGCGCCGGGGCGGTCACGCTCCTGATCGGCGGCCCTGGGGTCGCGACCCAGGCCGCGAGCCTCGCGCCGATCGACCTGGCCGTCGCCCCGCCCGCCGGGATCACGCTCACGACCCTGGTCGGGGGCGAGGCCCTCGGGCGATTCGGGATCTGGATCCGGACCGGGGACGTGACCGGCGACGGCATCGCCGATCTGCTCGTCGGCGCGGACCAGGAGGATTCGGGCGGCGAGCCCGACAGCGGGGCGGTCTACCTGATCCGCGGGGGTCCCCATCTCGCCGTCGGCGGGACCGTCGACCTGGTGGACCTCGCGACCGCGCTCCCTGGCCATCTCGCCCAGATCCGCGCGCCGACCGGCGCCGCCGGGTTCCACGTCGGGGCGACCTGCGCGCTGGCGGACCTCGACGGAAACGGAAGGGCCGAGGTGATCGCGGCGGCGACGATCGAGCGGGCGGGCGCGAGCTTCCCGGCGCTCGGTGCGCCGGCCGGCTCCGCCGTCGCCTCCGGCGGGGTCCGCGATGGCGCGATCTACATCGCCTGGGACGACAACTTCGCGGGCGCCTGGCCCGCCGGCTTCAGCTTCGCCTTCGACACGGCGCCGGACGACACGAGCGAGGTGCGCGGCGGCGTTCGCAACATCGCCTTCGGCGAGGAGATCCTGGGCGGACTCGACTTCGACGCGGACGGGAACGCGGACCTCTTCCTGGGCGACATCGTCGGGGACGCGACGGGCGGATTCCGCCTCCGCTCGGGCAGCGGTCACCTCCTCTACGATGCGGCCTCGCTCCGCGGGGCGCCGGCCTTCGACCTCGACAACCCGCCGCCGGGTCTGGTCATGACCACGTTCATCGGCCCGGAGCGCTTCGACATCGCCTCGGACACGGGGCTCCAGGGCGACTTCGACGACGACGGCTTCCCGGACCTCGCCTTCTCCTCACCCCACGGTTCGCCCTACGGGCGAAGCGAGGCGGGCAAGATCCACGTGATCCACGGGCAGGTCGGCCCCTGGCCGGCGGTGATCGATCTGCGCTGGGGCCGTCAGCCGGATCCCATGGACGTGCGGATCAGCGAGGTCCACGGCGTGAAGGCGGTCGACGTGCTCTGCTACAGCGCCGATGCCGCCGACTACGACGGCGACGGCGTCGACGATCTGATCGTCAACGAGATGCTCGGCGACGGCCTGCTGCCGGCGGACGCGAATACCGGGAACGTCCTGGTGTTGAGCGGGACGTTGATCCGCGACCTTCCCTAGGCGGGACGCGCTAGGCGTATCGCACGGGCGGGTTCGGCCCGGCGTCGGCGCCGCCGCGCGCCTCGGCCACCGCTTCACCCAGATCCCGCAGGTACTCGTCCGCGACCTCTTCGTGCGAGGGCGAGAGCATCATGTGGATCCCGTTCGGGTTCGCGACGACGCCGCTGAACCAGCCGCGGTCGTGGAGCGACTTCCAGACGGCGAAGATGTTCAGGTCGTCGCCTTCCGCGGGACCGAAGGCGATCAGCGCGAGGCGAGGATCTCCGTAGACGCGAAGGCCGAGCGGGGCGAGTCCGGCGAGGATCCGGTCACGGGCGGAGATGATCCGCCGGGTCCGCTCGCGGTAGCCTTCGACGCCGAGATAGTGCATGACCGCCCAGGCCGACGCGATCGCGCCTCCCGGTCGTGTCCCCGCCACGGTCGGCGTCGTCATCGCGCCCGCCGGCCAGTCCGAGTTCGAGAAG
Proteins encoded in this region:
- the gmd gene encoding GDP-mannose 4,6-dehydratase, with protein sequence MSRQVAVITGITGQDGSYLAELLLEKGYEVHGIARRTSLFNRSRIEQTRDAALAKGQTYALHYGDLGDSSSLNRILAETRPTEVYNLAAQSHVAVSFEQPEYTADVDGTGVLRLLEGIRINGLDARFYQASTSELYGKVVETPQSETTPFHPRSPYAVAKLYGYWIVRNYRESYGMHASNGILFNHESERRGENFVTRKITLGLARVKLGRQARLSLGNLDAKRDWGHARDYVEAMWRMLQQDEPDDYVVATGETHSVRAFVVAAAAAADLEIEWEGEGTDEVGRDRATGEIVVDVDPRFYRPAEVDLLLGDPTKAKEKLGWTPRISFEALAETMMHADLELAAKG
- a CDS encoding 4'-phosphopantetheinyl transferase superfamily protein, whose protein sequence is MEHLLNDLLPATVRVAVAPVGDHEDALLPDERAIVASAVAKRRREFSTGRVLARRLLAEFDHPEFALLRGEDRVPQWPEGLVGSISHADALCAAAVGQASEFAGIGVDLEPDEAVDREIERVVCRDGERAWVRAGGDGAVGRRVRVVFSVKEAVYKAFYPRTREFWGFQDVLVEIDLDAGRYRATLPESAGVRQVSGRVALREGWILSTLAVRANEVGAPGDAASVR
- a CDS encoding integrin alpha translates to MDFPRGRGGRSRGLTLWLLVLIALAWGCDSGGGGAAAPAPLRSVDLATIPPGAAGVLRVHGSEGVGSAGVPVTGGHDVDGDGNADVAMAAFQADPNGRTNAGEVFLHLGDGTIGGIVDTAVASARILRIQGAAEAETTGSEIWMDDVTGDGAAELIIARQNFTPDPGRIGAGAVTLLIGGPGVATQAASLAPIDLAVAPPAGITLTTLVGGEALGRFGIWIRTGDVTGDGIADLLVGADQEDSGGEPDSGAVYLIRGGPHLAVGGTVDLVDLATALPGHLAQIRAPTGAAGFHVGATCALADLDGNGRAEVIAAATIERAGASFPALGAPAGSAVASGGVRDGAIYIAWDDNFAGAWPAGFSFAFDTAPDDTSEVRGGVRNIAFGEEILGGLDFDADGNADLFLGDIVGDATGGFRLRSGSGHLLYDAASLRGAPAFDLDNPPPGLVMTTFIGPERFDIASDTGLQGDFDDDGFPDLAFSSPHGSPYGRSEAGKIHVIHGQVGPWPAVIDLRWGRQPDPMDVRISEVHGVKAVDVLCYSADAADYDGDGVDDLIVNEMLGDGLLPADANTGNVLVLSGTLIRDLP
- a CDS encoding aldo/keto reductase, with amino-acid sequence MRRRRPDARPIDEGTPNEAGSSDWTRRDFLRASGALGTTLTAAGPAAASMTALDPPETAGIRRRVVLGRTGIEVPDISFGTFSLESDERLIHHALDRGITHFDTAESYTNGRAEHVLGRALRGRRDRVTLTSKFVAETSHSAAQQMRVLEESLRRLETDYIDIYMNHAVNDVARVASEEWQSFVTRAREQGKIRAVGMSGHAQRLTECMDYVLDEKLVDVFLVAYNFAQQPSFKDEAKRYLSEWLPSLDIVTSQNRLPEVLQRAHREGVGVMVMKTLKGARLNDMRDFERPGRTFSQAAFRWVLSEPSVHGLVVSMTSREMIDEYVEASGAESPDREDLALLSRYLHRNAGSSCLVGCGDCLSSCPAGVAIADVMRTRMYALDYQQPAIAADEYGRLERNGASCLSCSGAPCATACPSGLDIASLTRDTHTRLKRV